In the Salvia splendens isolate huo1 chromosome 16, SspV2, whole genome shotgun sequence genome, TCCGCCCCTTCCGCCTCCGCTTCCGCTTCCGCCCAAGCCCAAATCTCAAACCATCGCTACGCTTGTGTGACTCTTCTCCGTTTCTGTCATCGACTTCTCTTACCTACATCATCATACACGCCATCTCGGTTCGGTTTTTGAACGATTTCTTCTTCCGCGATTTCATGTTCTCTAATCGTCGGCTCCGAAGCAAAACCGCGACCCTAATCTCGATTGCTCACGGCTTTGTCTCATCGGAATCGACTTGAATTTGGTCGGTATGTGCAATAGACACCCACAGTGGAAATTCAGATGAATTGCTTTACATGTATACAATCTCCCAAAGATCCTTATGACTACATTGGCTATTTAATCCCTAGCTTCTAGCAATACTTTGTTGTGATATGATATATGCCTGCTCACTCACCTTGACCTATTTGTAACCGAGGCTAAAAGAGATGTATTTGGAAGTATTTAAATGGAGATTTATCTGAAAGAGTGTATTTTTGGGATGCTCTTTAGGGGGGAAAGCCAAAGGATGAAAATTGTTTTTCTGTCGTGGCATAGCTCATGTTTTCCCAATGTTTACAGGAAAGGTCCCATTCATCTTGCATCTACAACTTTCCGACAATTAGATAGACATTTGCAGGAAAAGGGTGATTCGTGAGTGCAATGGACCCTGGACGCTATGGTCTTCATCAAGGATGGGAAAATAACAGCGTAATTGTGGTTTCCTTTTCATCACATATATGGGATGATATACAAGAAATTAGGATCATGTGATTGTCCATTTTTCCAGTATCTCTTCCTTAAAGAGCATGAGAGAAGCCATGGGACAGTGAGGATGTGGAATCGTTTGCCTACGTTTACCATGATTATTACTTGCTGACACAACTTATTCTCTTGAATCCACAGGCTTTGGAGGGGTATGGTGCTGCTCATGATACAAATTTTCGGTGAGTCCACTGTGATGCTTTTTCTCAACCCGAGAGTGTTGATTTCATGTGGTTAAATTGAAGATTCTAAGATGTCAATTCTCTTAAATAGCTTTCAGATGATTTTTTTAGCAAAAGTGCCTAACAGGCAGTTGGCTGTTCCCCCCCTTCCCCCCTGTCCGTTCTTTATTTGTTTGGTTTCTATTTCTGAAAAAGATCCTATTTTCTTAGTAAATTTTTGCAATTACATATGGATGTTGCTTTTAGTTCTTTCCACTTCTTCTACGGGCCCTTGCCTCATATTGTTTTGGCAGGGATGATGGATCTTATGATGATAGGAGGTTTATAGATGAAAGGTTCTCTAGGGATAATGTCTACCCAAGGGGTGCCTTTCATCGAGATGTACTGGAGAGGGATAATTATCCTCCACCCCCATCATCAGTTGGGATGTGGCCTCAAACGAGGAGGAGAAGCTATGAAGAAGAGTATTCTTTGGATAGGGATATTAGAAGGCATGCAAAGCCGTATGTTGTTTATATTATGATCCCTATTTTTTGCTAGCTGATAAGTATAATGAGATTGAAACATTAATAGAATCATGTGATGAATATCACCATACTGACGGTTATTCGGATGTTCATGATTGTAATTTGATAGGCCTTCTAGGTATGGCGGCCGTGATCGGGAGGATTATGGCTATGATGATTATGACTACAGATCTCGTGCTTCCCATCAAAGCAAGGAGGACAGCCGTGACAGGGATTATGATCATGGAAGACACAGTTATGATTCTGACTACGAGAGGAGTGGTAGAAGAGATGGTAACTGGAGAAGACGTGAATCTCGGGATCGAGAATGGGACAAGAGAGGTGTGAGTCGTGAAAGGGATGAAAGCCCTTATAGAAGGCATGAGCATTCCCCTTCTCATTCTCGATCTCGTTCTCGTGATCGTGATGATTGGGCTAGGTCAAAGTCTCCTCGAGGCCGCAGTCATGGTCGAAGTTATAGGGAAGACAGCTATGAGGACAGTCGTTATGAAAGAGGTGACAGGAGAAGGGATCGTGAAGATAGGCGTCAGAATAACCATTCTGTTGTATGCTCCATTTACTGTTTTCAGCTCTTAATAGTTTCTTGTTCTACTATTCTTTTAGGTGGATTGACTAAGCAGctccattttctttttttaggcGCCTTCTGCCACTGTTGTGGTGAAGGGTCTTTCTCAAAAGACAACCGAAGAAGATTTGTATCAGATTCTTGTAATTCCTTTATCTACCAATCCTTTGAAGTTTGCCAATATGCTATTATTGCTACACTTTTTGCAGTGAACTTCATTATGATATATGGCTCATTTATCTGTATCAGGTGGAGTGGGGACCCCTTCGTCATGTTAGAGTTATTAAAGAGCGAAACTCTGGCGTCTCTCGTGGATTTGCTTTTATTGATTTCCCTTCTGTGGTATGAAAGTAGATGTTCAATCATTATACTCTGTATCTATCAATATGTTGCATATACAATGAAGTTTAATCTTGTAAATAGGATTCAGCACAAGCAATGATGGATAAGCTTGGGCATGAAGGTCTTCTTGTTGATGGAAGGAAGCTCTTCTTTGAGTACAGGTAGACACACTTAATGTTTATTCCTGCCCCCTGACTAGGAAACCTGCCTAAACTCAGTGTATTAGCACCATTTTCAAATTTCCCATGAATAGGCATTGACGAATGTTTTATGGcatattttgaccttgttcgTATAATGTAAGAAAATTAGTGGCATATTTCTGATGATTGCACGCATTGGGATAATTTTGTTCCCATGATATACTTATAGCGCATTAAACTGATTTTTGTTGCAGAAATGGTATCACtatcacatttttttttgtcacgACCTTTGGAATGATGAACATTACACTTGACATTTGATAATTTGCATGCCTTCTATAAACACCATTAAGAACCTTAAGGAATTGATGAAACTCTGCATACTAGGATAGAATAACATGGTTTTCAACCGTTGTATGGGTAGATTTTGGAAGCTTTTGCTGAATCTTGGCCTTTGATGCAGTAGTAAGCCAACTGGTGCTAATGGAATTGTTGGGATGGACAGTGGATCTAGATCAGGCCATGGTAGCTATAGAAGTATGATGGTGCCATCTGATTGGATGTGCACAATATGTGGCTGTGTCAATTTTGCCCGAAGGACATCTTGTTTTCaggtttatttattttctcatttatGCTTTTGTGCAAATTTTCCATGAGCAAGTGCCACTGGTCTAGATGCTTTACTCTATCTGGTTGAACATTTTTTCCTATATGTGACTTCCTTTCATGTTAATAACTATCTTCTGGGGGTGGGGATAAATAATAGCTAGGTAGTAGGTGCTATATCTTGTACTGGTGCTCATAAGCCCAAATTTCTCACTTCAAATTGCATCTGTATCATGTCAATGTGAAGTACTGCAAGTAGATTAGCATGTTTTTTGTTCAGAATCTGATTTTTTCCACTAACTTGTAAAACTACAGAAGTTTGTTTCTCAGTATATAGACACCAGACTCATTTATTGAATTAAACATCTTTGTACTTTTCGATCAGTGTAATGAACCAAGAACAGACGATGCTCCCCCTGCTGATATGGCATCGTCAAATTTTAATCCAGCTGGCAAGAGAGGGGAATCAGGTTTGTTATTCTTACAAAAGTCCTTCTGGTGGTATTTCTCTTTATTTTGGTGAACATTAACCTGAATATGCTTCAGGCCCAACACATGTTCTTGTTGTCCGTGGGTTGGATGAAAATGCTGATGAGGAAATGCTACGCTATGAATTTTCTAAACATGCCCCTATTAAGGTTTGAAATAAATTGTCTCTTGCTTTCTTGTGTGGTGTTGGGTTACTAGTCTGCTACTTTGTATTGACAATAAACACTTTACACTTTCAGGATTTGCGGTTAGTTAGAGACAAATTCACACATGTTTCAAGAGGATTTGCATTTATCCATTTCTATTCCGTAAGTGTCACTTTTGTGTTACCGTGGCTTGCACATTGTTGGTATGCAGTTTTGTTGTGGGTTTTCATCTACTGCTTTCATGTTTATTTTCATTGAGTTTTGTTGGTCATGTGAAAACTGATACCAGGTTGAGGATGCCACTAAAGCTCTTGAAGCAACAAACGGTACTACTTTGGAGAAGAATGGTCAGATTCTTAGAGTTGCCTATGCCAAAAGTATTGTTGGGCCTGGATCAGCTGTTTCAGGAGCTTCTCAGTCGAGCAGTCTTGCTGCAGCTGCAATTGAAGCAGCTACATTTGCTCAGCAGGTTTGATGACTAGCATTTTCCCCATAAAATATGAAAACTAGTCATATGTTGCATTCAGCATATATATAATACTGGAAGTTACATCTCATGTTTCCTttgataatactccctccgttccaaggaagatgaccccttccttgggtggcATGGGATTTTatgtaactttattttgtgtgttaagtagagagactaaagtaagagagagagagaataaagtagagatacatgtgattctatttttagtaaaggGTCATTTTGGTTGGgccaaaccaaaaaggaaagggggtcatcttcggtgggacggagggagtacaagttTGCTCGTGCTTAGCAGTTAATGATCATCTCTTAACCTAAGTTCTCAATATTTTCCCGTTCCTTGTATATGTTGCCAGTTCCTATGTTGGTTAAGAGACACTTGGTTCCTTCATGCTGTAGGTCTATATAATTTAACCATCCAACCATTTAATATATATGAGGAAACCACGTTGTTGTATACAAGCTTGGTTGCTGCTGGGCAGATCTTGAAAATTGTATTGCTAATTAAAGCAGATTTTGAAGTATTTGTTTccctttatttaataaatttatctttTTATAAAGTCCTTAGTTGTGTAACAGTCAAGTTTTTAGGCTGTCATATCTGACAAAGAAAAAGTCATCCTAAAGAGAATAAATAGGTGTTGCGTGCCTGATGTTAGTTGTTTTCCATGGTTCATTATCTCCCCTCAGCCTTTTCTTAATCATTTGGGTATGGAAGTTCTAACTTATCTATACCTTCTTAGACTCTTAATACTTGTGTTTGGTTACACTTATTGGATTAATACAAGGAGATGGTCATGTATCTCTTTGTATATTTTAGTATGATGCTGTTGGCTGGGCACCTAAAGAATACAATCCAGAGGACAACCAATCTGGTGGAGGTCATGGGCAGAGTGGACATGTTGCAGGAGAAACAGATTCTTCAGCTCCACAATCTGGTTTTGTGTGGGACGAAGCCTCTGGTTATTACTATGATGCTACCTCTGGTTTCTACTACGATGGAACCACAGGTTTTCCAACTTTTTCCTTGCTTTCCACTTGAACTTCCTTATTTGCTGAGTTTATTGTAACCTGATAATGTCTGTATTTTGGGCCAAGGTGTGTCTGTTATTCATTTACTTGTATTTTTGGCATTCTGTGATGCAGCTTGTACTCTTTCTGTATCCCTCTGAATACACTTTATCAAGTTGCATCTAATCTACACCTTCCTGTATTGGGAAACGGCCTGTTGTTTCCATTCATTCCTGGCTCTGAATATCGTTTTCTGTTCTGTACTGGTTATCATGATTGAAATAGTGGAAGATTATCTTATTGGAAAACATGCTAACAGATAATTTGTCCGTTATTTTCATTAAGTACAGTCGAGTAGGTTCCAATTCATTATTTTCTTGTGACATTTATGCTGTTCAACTACTTTGCACGGACATGGACTGTGATGGGGTTGTCAGTTTATGCTATTGGCAGTATTCATTCCCTACCTTCATGTTTGTTAACATCTGCCATTATGTGATTGTAATGTCCCACATTTGTGATGTGCCAGATATAGAAGTCATTATAGTTGTTTGCTCTTCCTGTGGAAACATATCCTTTCTCGTCTGTTATATACTTGTCTTTGTTGTATATATTTTCTTAGACATGTATGGTCACCAGACCTTCCCAATCAGTGTGTCTAATTATCTATATGAAAATACTTAGTATATAGGTCAATCATAGGTTGATGTTATGGATGTTCGAAAAATGTGGGACCTCTTAGATCCTTTCTCTTGAAAAGGCTGAAGAAGATGGCTAATATAATTTGCTCTGCAGGTCTATATTATGATGGGAATAATGGTCTCTGGTATTCTTATGATCAACAAACTCAGCAGTATATTCCTTGTAATGATCAGAATGGCAAGACATCTGAAAAACAAATTGATGCTTCTAAGACATCGGATGCTTCTAATAATCGAAAAGTCATCATTTCTGCACCAGCTGCTACCATAACTTCAAATGAGAAAGCTGCTTCATTACCAGATGCTGTCCAGGCTGCAGCTGCTGCTGCGCTAGCAGctgagaagaaagaaaaggagaaacttAAAGAGATCAGACTTGCTTCCAAAAGTAGCATAATGGCTAACAAGAAGAAGATGAATAATGTCTTAACCATGTGGAAGCAAAGAAGTAATGAAGGACAAGCACCACGAGTGGCTCTCGAGGACAATCAGCCGTCCGCATCAGTTGAAGAGAGATCTAACCCAGCATCATCTATGAAGAGCAAATTAATAAATGGACTGGTAGCAAAAGAGAATGTTATAGCTTCTGCAGGATTGATGAGTGCCTCAACTCAATCTGCTGGCATGGAATCCCAGAACAGGACAAAGCCCATCAGCGCCAGTTCTAGTGGAACCTTAAAAGGAGTGATTAGGAGTTCTGGGATGGGTGTTGTGAAATATGATTCTGTTTATATGGGACCAGAAGGTACAACGGCTTCATCATTTGGTGCATCTTCTGCAGGATCTTCTTCATTGACACATACCGAACATTCCACACCGGCTACACCATATAGAACAGGCGCATCTGCATTAGGCGGATATGCACCATCTTCTGCTACAGGAAGTGGTAAAAGAAGGTTTTCTGAGATGCCCACCACTTCTGTTACAAACAAAGAACAGTCTCAATCAACTTATCGAGATCGTGCAGCTGAAAGAAGAAGCTTGTACGGTTCATCATCGGCTTTTGGGGACGATGACATGAATGCTGGAATTGTAGACTCAAGTAAGCTTTATTgagttatatattatttttatctcaATCTTCTCTTAAAGATGCAACAAATTTTATATGTATCTTCTTGTGGTTTGTATTATTCTGGGATTTGACAGAATTAAGGTGTATGATatgcaatagttgcaataagcTTGGCCTTAGTCTCAAGCTTTGACTATACTGCAATTGTGTCTATTGTCTATTAATATTGAGAAGAATAATTCCAATGGCCAAATTGCTAGTTTTTTCCTCCACGGACCCTGTATTGACTTGTGAGAAAATTTATGTTCTTGTTATCGTGGACTTCAAGACCGAGATCCAGCATATAGACGAGGTGGTTTGGACTCTATGCCTTTCCCTCCTGGTGTTGGTGGTGGACGAAGTAGTGGAGATGCGAATATCCAGAGTTATGAGGTGATTACAGCAGACAAAGCCATTGATGAGAGCAATGTGGGGAACCGGATGCTCCGCAACATGGGCTGGCATGAAGGCTCGGTATCATCTCTGAACCCTTAAATCTAATTTTGTTCTCTAAATTGAATTAGTAATGATACCCGTACCTTGCTTCCCTCAATAGATTTCACCTCCTTAATCTGATAACACTAGATGTCCCGCTTGACCATAGCCTTATTTCTAGTTTGGAGCTTCAACCAGTGTATAGGCGCGGGCGCATAGTGGCCAGCAACAATATCTATCTGTATCTTAGATCTGACTTGTTTGGCGATGCTTTTGGTTGGTGTTTGTGTTGGTTTCTCGTCCAGGGGCTGGGGAGAGATGGGAGTGGCATGGTAGAGCCCGTACAGGCTCAGGCCACAGAAACGAGAGCGGGACTAGGGATCCATCAACCGAAGAAAGTGGATCCGAGCCTGGAGGTTCAGGCAGGAGATAGCTACAAAGCTGTTATTCAGAAGAAGGCGATTGCTCGTTTTCGAGAAATGTCATGATGTGAGTGAGAGGATAGGGAAGCGCAAGCAATGGTGTAGAAGATGTACAGATTGGAGTAGTGTTACTTTGAGTTGTAGGTGATGTTGCTGTGCTCTTAGGTTCAGAGTTACTCATTGTAGCATATATACATATCCAGTGATATTATATCATTGTCTCTGCTTGTTCCATTTCGGAACCATCGGTTGCCccattttcttcaaattaaGTTTGTTGTATACATCAAATTATTTACTCCCTTCCATTTCCATCTCATCATATTTTATAAACCATTCCATCTCATCATTTCTTAATAAACTATTCCCATCTTGTTTCTCATTTCATGTTATCTTCATTCTTTCTTAATATAAACCATATTGTATACTCCCTGC is a window encoding:
- the LOC121772230 gene encoding SUPPRESSOR OF ABI3-5-like isoform X3; amino-acid sequence: MDPGRYGLHQGWENNSALEGYGAAHDTNFRDDGSYDDRRFIDERFSRDNVYPRGAFHRDVLERDNYPPPPSSVGMWPQTRRRSYEEEYSLDRDIRRPSRYGGRDREDYGYDDYDYRSRASHQSKEDSRDRDYDHGRHSYDSDYERSGRRDGNWRRRESRDREWDKRGVSRERDESPYRRHEHSPSHSRSRSRDRDDWARSKSPRGRSHGRSYREDSYEDSRYERGDRRRDREDRRQNNHSVAPSATVVVKGLSQKTTEEDLYQILVEWGPLRHVRVIKERNSGVSRGFAFIDFPSVDSAQAMMDKLGHEGLLVDGRKLFFEYSSKPTGANGIVGMDSGSRSGHGSYRSMMVPSDWMCTICGCVNFARRTSCFQCNEPRTDDAPPADMASSNFNPAGKRGESGPTHVLVVRGLDENADEEMLRYEFSKHAPIKDLRLVRDKFTHVSRGFAFIHFYSVEDATKALEATNGTTLEKNGQILRVAYAKSIVGPGSAVSGASQSSSLAAAAIEAATFAQQYDAVGWAPKEYNPEDNQSGGGHGQSGHVAGETDSSAPQSGFVWDEASGYYYDATSGFYYDGTTGLYYDGNNGLWYSYDQQTQQYIPCNDQNGKTSEKQIDASKTSDASNNRKVIISAPAATITSNEKAASLPDAVQAAAAAALAAEKKEKEKLKEIRLASKSSIMANKKKMNNVLTMWKQRSNEGQAPRVALEDNQPSASVEERSNPASSMKSKLINGLVAKENVIASAGLMSASTQSAGMESQNRTKPISASSSGTLKGVIRSSGMGVVKYDSVYMGPEGTTASSFGASSAGSSSLTHTEHSTPATPYRTGASALGGYAPSSATGSGKRRFSEMPTTSVTNKEQSQSTYRDRAAERRSLYGSSSAFGDDDMNAGIVDSNRDPAYRRGGLDSMPFPPGVGGGRSSGDANIQSYEVITADKAIDESNVGNRMLRNMGWHEGSGLGRDGSGMVEPVQAQATETRAGLGIHQPKKVDPSLEVQAGDSYKAVIQKKAIARFREMS
- the LOC121772230 gene encoding SUPPRESSOR OF ABI3-5-like isoform X2, which encodes MDPGRYGLHQGWENNSALEGYGAAHDTNFRDDGSYDDRRFIDERFSRDNVYPRGAFHRDVLERDNYPPPPSSVGMWPQTRRRSYEEEYSLDRDIRRHAKPPSRYGGRDREDYGYDDYDYRSRASHQSKEDSRDRDYDHGRHSYDSDYERSGRRDGNWRRRESRDREWDKRGVSRERDESPYRRHEHSPSHSRSRSRDRDDWARSKSPRGRSHGRSYREDSYEDSRYERGDRRRDREDRRQNNHSVAPSATVVVKGLSQKTTEEDLYQILVEWGPLRHVRVIKERNSGVSRGFAFIDFPSVDSAQAMMDKLGHEGLLVDGRKLFFEYSKPTGANGIVGMDSGSRSGHGSYRSMMVPSDWMCTICGCVNFARRTSCFQCNEPRTDDAPPADMASSNFNPAGKRGESGPTHVLVVRGLDENADEEMLRYEFSKHAPIKDLRLVRDKFTHVSRGFAFIHFYSVEDATKALEATNGTTLEKNGQILRVAYAKSIVGPGSAVSGASQSSSLAAAAIEAATFAQQYDAVGWAPKEYNPEDNQSGGGHGQSGHVAGETDSSAPQSGFVWDEASGYYYDATSGFYYDGTTGLYYDGNNGLWYSYDQQTQQYIPCNDQNGKTSEKQIDASKTSDASNNRKVIISAPAATITSNEKAASLPDAVQAAAAAALAAEKKEKEKLKEIRLASKSSIMANKKKMNNVLTMWKQRSNEGQAPRVALEDNQPSASVEERSNPASSMKSKLINGLVAKENVIASAGLMSASTQSAGMESQNRTKPISASSSGTLKGVIRSSGMGVVKYDSVYMGPEGTTASSFGASSAGSSSLTHTEHSTPATPYRTGASALGGYAPSSATGSGKRRFSEMPTTSVTNKEQSQSTYRDRAAERRSLYGSSSAFGDDDMNAGIVDSNRDPAYRRGGLDSMPFPPGVGGGRSSGDANIQSYEVITADKAIDESNVGNRMLRNMGWHEGSGLGRDGSGMVEPVQAQATETRAGLGIHQPKKVDPSLEVQAGDSYKAVIQKKAIARFREMS
- the LOC121772230 gene encoding SUPPRESSOR OF ABI3-5-like isoform X1, which gives rise to MDPGRYGLHQGWENNSALEGYGAAHDTNFRDDGSYDDRRFIDERFSRDNVYPRGAFHRDVLERDNYPPPPSSVGMWPQTRRRSYEEEYSLDRDIRRHAKPPSRYGGRDREDYGYDDYDYRSRASHQSKEDSRDRDYDHGRHSYDSDYERSGRRDGNWRRRESRDREWDKRGVSRERDESPYRRHEHSPSHSRSRSRDRDDWARSKSPRGRSHGRSYREDSYEDSRYERGDRRRDREDRRQNNHSVAPSATVVVKGLSQKTTEEDLYQILVEWGPLRHVRVIKERNSGVSRGFAFIDFPSVDSAQAMMDKLGHEGLLVDGRKLFFEYSSKPTGANGIVGMDSGSRSGHGSYRSMMVPSDWMCTICGCVNFARRTSCFQCNEPRTDDAPPADMASSNFNPAGKRGESGPTHVLVVRGLDENADEEMLRYEFSKHAPIKDLRLVRDKFTHVSRGFAFIHFYSVEDATKALEATNGTTLEKNGQILRVAYAKSIVGPGSAVSGASQSSSLAAAAIEAATFAQQYDAVGWAPKEYNPEDNQSGGGHGQSGHVAGETDSSAPQSGFVWDEASGYYYDATSGFYYDGTTGLYYDGNNGLWYSYDQQTQQYIPCNDQNGKTSEKQIDASKTSDASNNRKVIISAPAATITSNEKAASLPDAVQAAAAAALAAEKKEKEKLKEIRLASKSSIMANKKKMNNVLTMWKQRSNEGQAPRVALEDNQPSASVEERSNPASSMKSKLINGLVAKENVIASAGLMSASTQSAGMESQNRTKPISASSSGTLKGVIRSSGMGVVKYDSVYMGPEGTTASSFGASSAGSSSLTHTEHSTPATPYRTGASALGGYAPSSATGSGKRRFSEMPTTSVTNKEQSQSTYRDRAAERRSLYGSSSAFGDDDMNAGIVDSNRDPAYRRGGLDSMPFPPGVGGGRSSGDANIQSYEVITADKAIDESNVGNRMLRNMGWHEGSGLGRDGSGMVEPVQAQATETRAGLGIHQPKKVDPSLEVQAGDSYKAVIQKKAIARFREMS
- the LOC121772230 gene encoding SUPPRESSOR OF ABI3-5-like isoform X4, which encodes MDPGRYGLHQGWENNSALEGYGAAHDTNFRDDGSYDDRRFIDERFSRDNVYPRGAFHRDVLERDNYPPPPSSVGMWPQTRRRSYEEEYSLDRDIRRHAKPPSRYGGRDREDYGYDDYDYRSRASHQSKEDSRDRDYDHGRHSYDSDYERSGRRDGNWRRRESRDREWDKRGVSRERDESPYRRHEHSPSHSRSRSRDRDDWARSKSPRGRSHGRSYREDSYEDSRYERGDRRRDREDRRQNNHSVAPSATVVVKGLSQKTTEEDLYQILVEWGPLRHVRVIKERNSGVSRGFAFIDFPSVDSAQAMMDKLGHEGLLVDGRKLFFEYSSKPTGANGIVGMDSGSRSGHGSYRSMMVPSDWMCTICGCVNFARRTSCFQCNEPRTDDAPPADMASSNFNPAGKRGESGPTHVLVVRGLDENADEEMLRYEFSKHAPIKDLRLVRDKFTHVSRGFAFIHFYSVEDATKALEATNGTTLEKNGQILRVAYAKSIVGPGSAVSGASQSSSLAAAAIEAATFAQQYDAVGWAPKEYNPEDNQSGGGHGQSGHVAGETDSSAPQSGFVWDEASGYYYDATSGFYYDGTTGLYYDGNNGLWYSYDQQTQQYIPCNDQNGKTSEKQIDASKTSDASNNRKVIISAPAATITSNEKAASLPDAVQAAAAAALAAEKKEKEKLKEIRLASKSSIMANKKKMNNVLTMWKQRSNEGQAPRVALEDNQPSASVEERSNPASSMKSKLINGLVAKENVIASAGLMSASTQSAGMESQNRTKPISASSSGTLKGVIRSSGMGVVKYDSVYMGPEGTTASSFGASSAGSSSLTHTEHSTPATPYRTGASALGGYAPSSATGSGKRRFSEMPTTSVTNKEQSQSTYRDRAAERRSLYGSSSAFGDDDMNAGIVDSNRDPAYRRGGLDSMPFPPGVGGGRSSGDANIQSYEVITADKAIDESNVGNRMLRNMGWHEGSFGASTSV
- the LOC121772230 gene encoding SUPPRESSOR OF ABI3-5-like isoform X5, with the translated sequence MDPGRYGLHQGWENNSALEGYGAAHDTNFRPSRYGGRDREDYGYDDYDYRSRASHQSKEDSRDRDYDHGRHSYDSDYERSGRRDGNWRRRESRDREWDKRGVSRERDESPYRRHEHSPSHSRSRSRDRDDWARSKSPRGRSHGRSYREDSYEDSRYERGDRRRDREDRRQNNHSVAPSATVVVKGLSQKTTEEDLYQILVEWGPLRHVRVIKERNSGVSRGFAFIDFPSVDSAQAMMDKLGHEGLLVDGRKLFFEYSSKPTGANGIVGMDSGSRSGHGSYRSMMVPSDWMCTICGCVNFARRTSCFQCNEPRTDDAPPADMASSNFNPAGKRGESGPTHVLVVRGLDENADEEMLRYEFSKHAPIKDLRLVRDKFTHVSRGFAFIHFYSVEDATKALEATNGTTLEKNGQILRVAYAKSIVGPGSAVSGASQSSSLAAAAIEAATFAQQYDAVGWAPKEYNPEDNQSGGGHGQSGHVAGETDSSAPQSGFVWDEASGYYYDATSGFYYDGTTGLYYDGNNGLWYSYDQQTQQYIPCNDQNGKTSEKQIDASKTSDASNNRKVIISAPAATITSNEKAASLPDAVQAAAAAALAAEKKEKEKLKEIRLASKSSIMANKKKMNNVLTMWKQRSNEGQAPRVALEDNQPSASVEERSNPASSMKSKLINGLVAKENVIASAGLMSASTQSAGMESQNRTKPISASSSGTLKGVIRSSGMGVVKYDSVYMGPEGTTASSFGASSAGSSSLTHTEHSTPATPYRTGASALGGYAPSSATGSGKRRFSEMPTTSVTNKEQSQSTYRDRAAERRSLYGSSSAFGDDDMNAGIVDSNRDPAYRRGGLDSMPFPPGVGGGRSSGDANIQSYEVITADKAIDESNVGNRMLRNMGWHEGSGLGRDGSGMVEPVQAQATETRAGLGIHQPKKVDPSLEVQAGDSYKAVIQKKAIARFREMS
- the LOC121772230 gene encoding SUPPRESSOR OF ABI3-5-like isoform X6 produces the protein MWPQTRRRSYEEEYSLDRDIRRHAKPPSRYGGRDREDYGYDDYDYRSRASHQSKEDSRDRDYDHGRHSYDSDYERSGRRDGNWRRRESRDREWDKRGVSRERDESPYRRHEHSPSHSRSRSRDRDDWARSKSPRGRSHGRSYREDSYEDSRYERGDRRRDREDRRQNNHSVAPSATVVVKGLSQKTTEEDLYQILVEWGPLRHVRVIKERNSGVSRGFAFIDFPSVDSAQAMMDKLGHEGLLVDGRKLFFEYSSKPTGANGIVGMDSGSRSGHGSYRSMMVPSDWMCTICGCVNFARRTSCFQCNEPRTDDAPPADMASSNFNPAGKRGESGPTHVLVVRGLDENADEEMLRYEFSKHAPIKDLRLVRDKFTHVSRGFAFIHFYSVEDATKALEATNGTTLEKNGQILRVAYAKSIVGPGSAVSGASQSSSLAAAAIEAATFAQQYDAVGWAPKEYNPEDNQSGGGHGQSGHVAGETDSSAPQSGFVWDEASGYYYDATSGFYYDGTTGLYYDGNNGLWYSYDQQTQQYIPCNDQNGKTSEKQIDASKTSDASNNRKVIISAPAATITSNEKAASLPDAVQAAAAAALAAEKKEKEKLKEIRLASKSSIMANKKKMNNVLTMWKQRSNEGQAPRVALEDNQPSASVEERSNPASSMKSKLINGLVAKENVIASAGLMSASTQSAGMESQNRTKPISASSSGTLKGVIRSSGMGVVKYDSVYMGPEGTTASSFGASSAGSSSLTHTEHSTPATPYRTGASALGGYAPSSATGSGKRRFSEMPTTSVTNKEQSQSTYRDRAAERRSLYGSSSAFGDDDMNAGIVDSNRDPAYRRGGLDSMPFPPGVGGGRSSGDANIQSYEVITADKAIDESNVGNRMLRNMGWHEGSGLGRDGSGMVEPVQAQATETRAGLGIHQPKKVDPSLEVQAGDSYKAVIQKKAIARFREMS